A section of the Humulus lupulus chromosome 2, drHumLupu1.1, whole genome shotgun sequence genome encodes:
- the LOC133819090 gene encoding GDP-mannose 3,5-epimerase 1: MGSSYGEYTYESLERELYWPSEKLRISITGAGGFIASHIARRLKSEGHYIIASDWKKNEHMTEDMFCHEFHLVDLRVMDNCLKVTSGVDHVFNLAADMGGMGFIQSNHSVIMYNNTMISFNMLEAARINGVKRLFYASSACIYPEFKQLETNVSLKEADAWPAEPQDAYGLEKLATEELCKHYNKDFGIECRIGRFHNIYGPFGTWKGGREKAPAAFCRKTLTSNDKFEMWGDGLQTRSFTFIDECVEGVLRLTKSDFREPVNIGSDEMVSMNEMAEIVLGFDNKDLPIHHIPGPEGVRGRNSDNTLIKEKLGWAPTMKLKDGLRFTYFWIREQIEKEKAKGVDLAVYGSSKVVGTQAPVQLGSLRAADGKE; encoded by the exons ATGGGAAGCAGCTATGGAGAATACACCTATGAGAGCTTGGAGAGGGAGCTCTACTGGCCCTCAGAAAAGCTTCGAATTTCGATAACCGGAGCCGGTGGATTCATTGCCTCACACATTGCTAGGAGGCTGAAGAGTGAAGGGCATTACATAATTGCCTCAGATTGGAAGAAAAATGAGCACATGACAGAGGACATGTTTTGCCATGAGTTCCATCTAGTTGATCTTAGAGTCATGGACAATTGTTTAAAGGTCACTAGTGGAGTTGACCATGTCTTCAACCTTGCTGCTGATATGGGTGGCATGGGCTTCATTCAATCAAACCATTCAGTCATCATGTACAACAATACCATGATCAGCTTTAACATGCTTGAGGCTGCAAGGATCAATGGTGTTAAGAG GCTCTTCTATGCCTCAAGTGCTTGCATTTACCCTGAATTCAAACAGTTGGAAACTAATGTGAGCTTGAAGGAGGCTGATGCTTGGCCTGCAGAg CCCCAAGATGCTTATGGACTGGAGAAGCTAGCAACAGAAGAGCTGTGCAAGCACTATAACAAGGACTTTGGTATCGAGTGTCGTATTGGACGATTCCACAACATTTATGGACCTTTCGGAACTTGGAAAG GAGGAAGAGAGAAGGCTCCAGCTGCATTTTGCAGAAAAACACTTACTTCCAATGATAAGTTTGAGATGTGGGGAGATGGGCTTCAAACTCGGTCTTTCACCTTCATTGATGAATGTGTAGAAGGTGTCCTAAG ATTGACAAAGTCAGATTTCCGGGAGCCAGTGAACATTGGAAGTGATGAGATGGTTAgcatgaatgaaatggctgagatTGTCTTGGGTTTTGACAACAAGGACCTTCCCATTCACCACATTCCTGGCCCGGAAGGTGTCCGTGGCCGAAACTCAGACAACACTCTCATTAAAGAAAAGCTTGGCTGGGCGCCTACCATGAAGTtgaag gATGGGCTTAGGTTTACATACTTCTGGATAAGGGAACAGATTGAGAAAGAGAAAGCTAAAGGGGTTGATTTGGCAGTTTATGGGTCCTCAAAGGTGGTGGGAACCCAAGCACCTGTTCAATTGGGTTCTCTACGAGCTGCTGATGGCAAAGAATGA